AGGTAACTGCCCGAGGGGAGCGGGTCGAGGAGGCGGCGGACGATGCCGACGGCGTCGTCCTCGTCCATCATGAAGTGGACGATCGCGATGACGGTGAGCGCGACCGGCTGCGTCGGATCGAGGGTCGCCCGCAGTTCGGGAGCGTCCAGGATGCTCGCCGGGTCGCGCATGTCCGCCTCGATGTACGCCGTCCGCCCCTCCGGCGTGCTGTTCAGCAGGTCCTGGGAGAGTCTGAGGACGAGCGGGTCGTTGTCGACGTACACGACCCGGGCCCCGGGGGACACCGACTGGGCGATCTCGTGGATGTTGGGGGAGGTGGGAATGCCGGTGCCGATGTCGAGGAACTGGCGTATCCCCGCCTCCTCGGCGAGATGGCGCACCGCGCGGTTCATGAAGTCGCGGTTGGCCCGCATGTGGACGGGCAGTGCGGGCCACTCGCGGCACATGGCGTCGCCGGCCTCCCGGTCCGCCGGGTAGTGGTCCTTGCCGCCGATGATGTAGTCGTAGATCCGCGCGGAGTGCGCGCTCCCGGTGTCGATGTCTTGTTCCATGCACCTCCCTTCCCATGCTCGGCTCGCGTCTAATCGCCTGCGGGCTGGGCGGCCGCCAGTCGGTGAACCCCCTTCGCCTCCCGAGCCTGCCTCCGCCGCTGCCGCCGGCTCACGCGCGGCTCCTGGTCGGGCAGCCACCCGAAGGCCAGGCAACTGCCCACGGCGCCGAGCAGGAGACCGACGAAGAAGCCGCCCAGGTTCGAGGTGACCCAGGAACCCAGGGACAGCAGGATGCCGACGATCGAGTAGAACAGCCGCTGGGCGGGATTGAAGAGGATCAGAAGCCCGAGCAGCAGCATCAGGGTCGGCACGAGGTAGCCGGCCAGACCCTGCATGCCGACGTGCAGGACGACCTTCATCGACGCCTTCAGGGTGAGCAGGATCTCCGCGCCGCCCAGGGCGAGCAGCAGCCCGCCCCAGAACGGCCGGGCGGCCCGCCAGCGCCGGAAGGCGGACCGCATGCCCTGACGTGCCTGGTCCGGCATCAGCAGGCCTTGTCGCTGAAGCCGAGCTTCAGGCCCGGCAGCTTGAACACCCCTGCCGTGGTCGCGTAGTTGGTCTGCCGCAGATCGCCGATGTACACGGTGTCGGACTGCTGGCTGAAGACGCCGATGGGGCCCCGGCCCTTCGGACCGGCCTTGTTCAGCTCGCTGGCGTCGTTGCCGATCTCGATGTTCGTGAAGGCGGCGTCGCCCGACAGCTCGGTCGAGTCGGTGGTCAGATCGTGCGCCACGACCTTGTCCTTCCCGCCGCCCGCGGTGATCCGCAGGTTGATGCCGCCCAGGTCCACGCTCTGGCACAGCTTGGTGAGGGTCGCGTCCTTGATCACGGAGGTGACGACGAGCACCTCGCCGCCGGTGTTCCCCGCGTTGGGGCTGTCCGGCGCCATGCGGTCGAGGCCGCCGTACTGCTCGAATCCGGTGCCCTTGAGCTCGGTCGCGGTGACCGTGAACGGCATACCGGAGATCGCGAACTGCACGCCCAGCGCCCCCTCGGCGGTCAGGACCAGCAGACCCGCGGCGACCGCGGTGGCCGGCACCGCCATGATCGCGGCACGGCGCGCCCGGACCCGCCCGCGTCTTCGGGGACCGCCGGAGAGGTCGGGCACTTGGGTTGAGGACAAGGACATGTGCTGCTCCCGTGGGCATAGTGAATGCGGTTGGGCTTCAGTCGGCACGTTGTCCTGGCGCGGACAGCGAACTGCGGCGCACGCCTCCTCACAACTCCCGGGGGATGCAAGGGACTTCGCGTTACGCGTCAGTAGCCGCCGAGGAAGTTACCGCTGGTTACATTAAGGGTCAAGCAAGTTGTGGAAAAAGAGTGTCGATTGTGTGCCGCACGCGCCGCCTCTCGCACAACGTCCTTACACCACCTTGACGTTGACGGTCCATCAGGTCTACAACTCTCCCTGGCTTCCCCAGATCCGTGGCGCCGGATCCAGCCGCCTTCCCGGACGTTCTGTCCAGCGCGGGCACTTCACTGCCCGCAACCGAACCCTCAAGGCACCCCTCAAGGCACCCCTCAAGGCACCCCTCAAGCCACCCCGAAACGGTCGCTTCCCCCTGCTCAGGAATGAGGCACCCGCATGCGTACGAGATCCCTCCTTGCCATAGCCGGAGCCGTCGCCGCTCTCACCCTCCCCGCCGCCCCCGCATCGGCGGCCGACACCGCCGACAACGCGGTCCTCACCACCGGCAGCGCCGGAGGTACGGCCGTGGCGGTCGGCGACGTCCTCACCGCGCCGCTGGCCAGTGGCACCGCCGCCACGCTCTACTCCAGCGCGACCGGCACCAGCGGCATCTCCTGCACGTCCTCGCAGTTCACCGCCACCGTCACCGACAACCCCGCGGCGCCCGGCACGGCCACCGAGTCGCTCGACGCGCACACGTTCGCCAGCGGCAGCTGCTCCGCCAACGTGGTCGGCGTGCTCGGCGTCACCAGCATCACGGTCAACAACCTGCCGTACACCACCTCGGTGGCCTCCGACGGCACCGTCACGGTGACCGCGGCGAGCGGTTCCGCCATCCAGACCACGGTCGTGCTGCGCACCCTGCTCGGCAGCATCAACTGCGTCTACCAGACGCCGAGCCTGGTCGGCACCGCCAGCAACGACGGCAACAGCATCACCTTCACCAACCAGCAGTTCACCCGGACGTCCGGTTCCTCGCTGTGCTTCGCCAACGGCTACTTCACCGCGAAGTACGCCCCGGTGTCCGACGGCGACGCGCAGGTCTACGTCAACTGAGGATCCCCCGCCCGGCGGTCACCGCCGACGCAACCGCAGCGCCAGGGCGGCGCCCCCGGTGAGCACCAGCACCCCGGCGGCGCCGCCCGCCATCATGGGCGCGGACACACCGGAGCCGCGCTCGGCGGTGGAGGCGACCGGGGTGCTGCCGGAGGTGTCCTGGGCGCCCGCGGCCGTGGACGCCCGGTCTGCCGGCGACTCAGTGGCCTGCGCACGGCCGCGCTCCGCCGTGGGCGACGGGCTGCCGCTCGCGGGCGCCTTGCCGCTGTCCGCGCCGGCGCCGCCGTCCCCGGTGGCCGGAGTCGGACTCCCGCCACCGGAGCCCGCGCCGGCCCCCGTGCCGGCCTCCGGGAACACCACGTCCGAGCACGAGTAGTACGTGTCCGGCGTACTGCTGTTCTGCCAGACCGTGTACAGCACATGCCGGCCCGTCCGGTCCGACGGCAGCGTCGCCCTGATCCGGTACGCCCCGTCCGTCAGCGCCGGGTCCTTCACCTCCGCGAACGGCTGCTCCGGCAGGTCGGCCCAGGTCAGCGGCTTCGCCGGGTCGTATCCGGGCTTGGTGAGGTAGAGGCGGAACGTGCCGGTGTGCGGGATCGTCGAGACGTACCGCATGCCCAGGGTCGCGCCCGGGGTCAGCCGGGTCGACGGCCAGTCGGAGCGGGCGAGGTCGAGCCCCTGGTAGGCGGGCAGACCGCCGCTGCACAGCTTCCCGTCGGGGACCGTCTGCCGGTCCCGGCCGTTCACGTTCGCGATCCGCAGGTTGTCCCAGGCGGTGAAGGGCGCCCCGTTCGCGGCGACGGCCGCCCGGCATGCCGCGGACCCGGTCGCGTCCCCGTCGGGCGAGCAGGCGAAGACCCGGCTGACGGGATCCGTCGGAGCACCGTGCGCCTGGGCGGGTGCCGCCGCCCACAGGCCCAGCAGCAGAGGGCTCGCGGCGGCGACCGCCAGGGCGGCGGCGCGGTGTGCGGTCATCCGGGG
The nucleotide sequence above comes from Streptomyces sp. NL15-2K. Encoded proteins:
- a CDS encoding lytic polysaccharide monooxygenase yields the protein MPRMTAHRAAALAVAAASPLLLGLWAAAPAQAHGAPTDPVSRVFACSPDGDATGSAACRAAVAANGAPFTAWDNLRIANVNGRDRQTVPDGKLCSGGLPAYQGLDLARSDWPSTRLTPGATLGMRYVSTIPHTGTFRLYLTKPGYDPAKPLTWADLPEQPFAEVKDPALTDGAYRIRATLPSDRTGRHVLYTVWQNSSTPDTYYSCSDVVFPEAGTGAGAGSGGGSPTPATGDGGAGADSGKAPASGSPSPTAERGRAQATESPADRASTAAGAQDTSGSTPVASTAERGSGVSAPMMAGGAAGVLVLTGGAALALRLRRR
- a CDS encoding SAM-dependent methyltransferase; protein product: MEQDIDTGSAHSARIYDYIIGGKDHYPADREAGDAMCREWPALPVHMRANRDFMNRAVRHLAEEAGIRQFLDIGTGIPTSPNIHEIAQSVSPGARVVYVDNDPLVLRLSQDLLNSTPEGRTAYIEADMRDPASILDAPELRATLDPTQPVALTVIAIVHFMMDEDDAVGIVRRLLDPLPSGSYLAMSIGTAEFAPEEVGRVAREYAARGMPMRLRTLYEAEEFFAGLDLVEPGIVQVHKWHPDGTGTEVLRDADIAMYGAVARKP
- a CDS encoding DUF6114 domain-containing protein; this translates as MPDQARQGMRSAFRRWRAARPFWGGLLLALGGAEILLTLKASMKVVLHVGMQGLAGYLVPTLMLLLGLLILFNPAQRLFYSIVGILLSLGSWVTSNLGGFFVGLLLGAVGSCLAFGWLPDQEPRVSRRQRRRQAREAKGVHRLAAAQPAGD
- a CDS encoding DUF6230 family protein; amino-acid sequence: MSLSSTQVPDLSGGPRRRGRVRARRAAIMAVPATAVAAGLLVLTAEGALGVQFAISGMPFTVTATELKGTGFEQYGGLDRMAPDSPNAGNTGGEVLVVTSVIKDATLTKLCQSVDLGGINLRITAGGGKDKVVAHDLTTDSTELSGDAAFTNIEIGNDASELNKAGPKGRGPIGVFSQQSDTVYIGDLRQTNYATTAGVFKLPGLKLGFSDKAC
- a CDS encoding Tat pathway signal sequence domain protein — translated: MRTRSLLAIAGAVAALTLPAAPASAADTADNAVLTTGSAGGTAVAVGDVLTAPLASGTAATLYSSATGTSGISCTSSQFTATVTDNPAAPGTATESLDAHTFASGSCSANVVGVLGVTSITVNNLPYTTSVASDGTVTVTAASGSAIQTTVVLRTLLGSINCVYQTPSLVGTASNDGNSITFTNQQFTRTSGSSLCFANGYFTAKYAPVSDGDAQVYVN